From a region of the Desulfuromonas sp. KJ2020 genome:
- a CDS encoding thiol:disulfide interchange protein DsbA/DsbL, whose amino-acid sequence MKRKLFQTLIAAIALVAIFAGSGFAFTEGTDYLVLEKPIPNAQNTLIKVFSYDCPFCYKYDKAVTPKVVPQLPADVTFRPFHLKTKGKYGEMGTKLFAVLLAKDQANGLSDKELYSDKSLLKKAKMAYYQAYHDKKERWDAGEEAYLQTGLDAVGMSKAEFEEGLKDPKVQALITEWDQSYDVAKIQGIPGFVVNGKYLIYTKNIKSVDGMLQLINELLKK is encoded by the coding sequence ATGAAACGCAAACTGTTCCAAACCCTGATCGCCGCCATCGCCCTGGTCGCCATCTTTGCCGGTTCCGGTTTCGCCTTCACCGAAGGCACCGACTACCTGGTCCTGGAAAAACCGATCCCCAACGCCCAGAATACTCTCATCAAGGTTTTCAGCTACGACTGTCCCTTCTGCTACAAGTATGACAAGGCCGTCACCCCCAAGGTGGTTCCCCAGCTGCCGGCCGATGTGACCTTCCGCCCCTTCCACCTGAAGACCAAAGGCAAATACGGCGAGATGGGAACGAAGCTTTTTGCCGTACTGCTGGCCAAGGATCAGGCCAACGGACTTTCGGACAAGGAACTCTATAGCGACAAGTCCCTGCTGAAGAAAGCCAAGATGGCTTACTACCAGGCCTATCATGACAAGAAAGAGCGCTGGGATGCCGGTGAAGAAGCCTATCTGCAAACCGGCCTGGATGCCGTTGGCATGAGCAAGGCCGAGTTTGAAGAAGGTCTGAAGGATCCCAAGGTACAGGCTCTGATCACCGAGTGGGACCAGTCCTACGACGTCGCCAAGATCCAGGGTATCCCCGGCTTCGTCGTCAACGGCAAATACCTGATCTACACCAAGAACATCAAATCCGTAGACGGCATGCTGCAACTGATTAACGAGCTTCTCAAGAAATAA
- the dsbI gene encoding protein-disulfide oxidoreductase DsbI, with translation MKLIQQWWQDLRSEPIPTIARWQDRRFLWLLMAGMSLFMVILAHSVFQIWLYMKPCEQCVYIRFAFFAMVIGGFVAAINPKNAVLKVIGYVFAIYGSIKGVLWSLKLNKIHHVAHSDDPFGVQGCSTDPSFPFGLPLDKWSPEWFKPTGDCGFDNPIVPDGAVLSSMQQWLVDFYRDGWYLWPPSHFMNMAQCTVITFGVILLVLIICAAAWIIHSIRSKSASV, from the coding sequence GTGAAACTCATTCAACAGTGGTGGCAAGACCTCCGCTCCGAACCAATCCCGACAATTGCCCGATGGCAGGACCGCCGCTTTCTGTGGCTGCTGATGGCCGGCATGAGTCTCTTCATGGTCATCCTGGCCCACTCGGTCTTTCAGATATGGCTGTACATGAAGCCCTGCGAGCAGTGCGTCTACATCCGCTTCGCCTTCTTCGCCATGGTGATCGGGGGCTTTGTGGCCGCCATCAACCCCAAAAACGCTGTCCTCAAAGTCATCGGCTACGTCTTCGCCATCTATGGCAGCATCAAGGGAGTGCTCTGGAGCCTGAAGCTGAACAAGATTCACCATGTGGCACACAGCGACGATCCTTTCGGCGTACAGGGCTGCTCCACCGACCCGAGCTTCCCCTTCGGGCTGCCCCTGGACAAATGGTCTCCCGAGTGGTTCAAGCCGACGGGTGACTGCGGTTTCGACAACCCCATCGTCCCCGACGGGGCGGTTTTGAGCAGCATGCAGCAGTGGCTGGTCGATTTCTACCGCGACGGTTGGTATCTGTGGCCCCCCTCGCACTTCATGAATATGGCCCAGTGCACCGTCATCACCTTCGGCGTCATCCTGCTCGTCCTGATAATCTGTGCCGCCGCCTGGATCATCCACAGCATTCGCAGCAAAAGCGCAAGCGTCTGA